From a region of the Leptospira kmetyi serovar Malaysia str. Bejo-Iso9 genome:
- a CDS encoding STAS domain-containing protein: MQQLEESTIYPDKNSFRVEFRKNICSVETEEIEEILSQIREIRPNNVILDLTPVVAIPSMVLNRILKFISELKKEQIQISEVKLSEGLQLVLSKLKINLG; encoded by the coding sequence ATGCAACAACTGGAAGAATCCACAATTTATCCCGATAAGAATTCCTTTCGGGTCGAGTTTCGTAAGAATATCTGTTCCGTAGAAACCGAAGAAATCGAGGAAATTCTGTCCCAGATCCGCGAAATTCGTCCCAACAATGTGATTCTGGATCTTACCCCGGTTGTGGCGATTCCCTCCATGGTTTTGAACCGCATTCTAAAATTTATTTCCGAATTGAAAAAGGAACAGATTCAGATCTCGGAAGTGAAACTGAGCGAAGGGCTTCAACTGGTTCTTTCCAAGCTCAAGATCAATCTGGGATGA
- a CDS encoding adhesin OmpL37 family surface protein, protein MVSRIQTALIAFILISGELLWAVSPDQTNLGILIGENKTNLKFINICVSNLAPILEESASSAQDKTPPNSTKAEAGTGTTPPAGKEELYKKLGSLPSYASLKKANQFDFNGNMWFFQSNYSLSFKNLRGAQGEMKDLYQATHEQYLQNSRVLLEYASPLIVRSNDKIAQHLLRLGFRDLKSSEDHFTTAYNSAPYQFRYKLLLHSEGIKIARRARRFALLAMIASKTPAEDKPEYQFVNLDDIRAAAEKENISDYERIRNTLINYIDNDLIQRKIVPPGEAKDRPLDILEIHDDNYSFITSGRISLMDMSNDEIRTDDMVQKETLPPIPAKTNN, encoded by the coding sequence ATGGTTTCCAGAATTCAAACAGCACTGATCGCATTTATTCTTATTTCCGGAGAACTGCTTTGGGCCGTTTCCCCGGATCAGACCAACCTAGGGATTCTGATTGGGGAGAATAAAACCAATCTTAAATTCATCAATATCTGCGTGAGTAATCTCGCTCCGATATTGGAAGAAAGCGCGTCCTCCGCTCAGGATAAAACGCCGCCTAACAGTACAAAGGCGGAAGCCGGAACGGGAACAACCCCGCCCGCGGGTAAGGAAGAACTCTATAAAAAGCTGGGAAGTCTTCCTTCTTACGCAAGTTTGAAAAAAGCGAACCAATTCGATTTTAACGGAAACATGTGGTTTTTTCAGAGCAATTACAGTCTTTCCTTTAAGAACCTGCGCGGGGCGCAAGGTGAAATGAAAGACCTCTATCAGGCGACTCACGAACAATATCTTCAGAATTCAAGAGTGCTTTTGGAATACGCTTCTCCCTTGATCGTAAGAAGCAACGATAAGATCGCACAACATCTTTTGCGTTTGGGATTTCGGGATCTGAAAAGTTCCGAGGATCATTTTACGACTGCGTATAACTCCGCTCCGTATCAGTTCCGTTATAAACTTCTGCTTCATAGCGAAGGGATCAAAATCGCAAGAAGAGCGAGAAGATTCGCGCTTCTCGCTATGATCGCCTCCAAAACTCCAGCGGAAGACAAACCGGAATATCAGTTCGTAAACTTGGACGATATCCGCGCCGCCGCGGAAAAGGAAAACATTTCCGATTACGAAAGAATCAGAAACACGCTCATCAATTATATCGATAACGATCTGATCCAAAGAAAGATCGTTCCTCCGGGAGAAGCGAAGGACAGACCTTTGGACATTCTCGAGATCCACGACGACAACTATTCCTTCATCACTTCGGGAAGAATTTCACTGATGGACATGAGCAACGACGAGATCCGCACGGACGATATGGTTCAGAAGGAAACCCTTCCTCCGATTCCGGCAAAAACAAACAATTGA
- a CDS encoding MbnH family di-heme enzyme: MKRFLQCVYALFLIQCGSGILPFAPFDKKESNQNEALLFLLIPQNTYVWNLPPGFPIPAVPASNPMTQEKVDLGRFLFYDKKLSGNQTQSCGSCHKQANAFTDTLTTSVGSTGDIHPRNAQGIINVAYNVRQTWVNPNLKNLEDQMLVPMFGEHPVELGLANRENEMLDRLRADNRYQTLFQKAFPIGDPFTTSNVVKAIASFERTLISGRSAYDKYQYDGNVAALGNSTQRASILRGAQIFFSEKGECFHCHGGFNLAASSVHVGTITEEITFHNNGLYNIGGNGSYPSGNQGLYEFTNLNSDKGKFRAPSIRNVELTAPYMHDGSIDTLENVVEHYNAGGRNITTGPNTGDGRANPNKNPFVFAIGLTASEKTDLVNFLKSLTDTEFVNDSKHSDPF, from the coding sequence ATGAAACGATTTCTTCAATGTGTATATGCGCTTTTTCTAATTCAGTGCGGATCGGGAATTCTTCCCTTCGCTCCTTTCGATAAGAAAGAATCGAATCAAAACGAAGCGCTTTTGTTTTTGCTCATTCCTCAGAATACGTATGTCTGGAATCTGCCTCCGGGTTTTCCGATTCCCGCGGTTCCGGCTTCCAATCCGATGACACAGGAGAAGGTGGATCTCGGAAGATTCTTATTTTATGATAAGAAACTTTCGGGAAACCAAACCCAGTCCTGCGGTTCCTGTCACAAACAAGCGAACGCGTTTACGGACACGCTGACCACGAGCGTCGGTTCCACGGGCGACATTCATCCGAGAAACGCACAAGGGATCATCAACGTTGCGTATAACGTGCGTCAGACCTGGGTCAATCCGAACTTAAAAAATCTGGAGGACCAGATGCTCGTTCCTATGTTCGGAGAACATCCGGTGGAACTCGGGCTCGCCAACCGCGAAAACGAAATGCTCGATCGTCTCCGAGCGGACAACCGTTATCAGACCCTGTTTCAAAAAGCGTTTCCGATCGGAGATCCGTTTACTACGTCTAACGTCGTTAAGGCGATCGCGAGTTTTGAAAGAACCTTGATTTCGGGACGTTCCGCATACGATAAATATCAATACGACGGAAACGTGGCCGCCCTCGGCAACTCCACACAAAGGGCATCGATTTTGAGAGGGGCGCAGATTTTCTTTTCCGAAAAGGGAGAATGTTTTCACTGTCACGGGGGTTTCAATCTCGCCGCGTCGAGCGTTCACGTGGGAACGATCACCGAAGAAATCACGTTTCACAACAACGGTCTTTACAATATCGGCGGAAACGGAAGTTATCCGTCGGGCAACCAAGGTTTGTACGAGTTTACGAACCTAAACTCGGATAAGGGAAAATTCCGCGCGCCGTCCATTCGAAACGTCGAATTGACCGCTCCGTATATGCACGACGGTTCGATCGACACTCTGGAGAACGTGGTCGAACACTACAACGCCGGAGGAAGAAACATCACAACGGGTCCGAATACGGGCGACGGAAGAGCGAACCCGAATAAGAACCCGTTCGTATTCGCGATCGGACTTACTGCCTCCGAAAAAACGGACCTCGTCAATTTCTTAAAAAGTTTAACGGATACGGAATTTGTAAATGATTCGAAACACAGCGATCCTTTTTAA
- a CDS encoding O-antigen ligase family protein: protein MEKRIRRQFENFSAALRLESAVWIGFSVLLILPLLSFYPWKFRIGFVLLFVLYASIDVLSPLVGTFLIAASGVFFGNHPGGRFLEIQDCLWIFWCVRGIVRNRLQGNSFLQDAFWKRPIGILLILFGCSGFLSLAANPDLLSDLRFYQKGWFWFLHSTELEPNYPLKLLFLGVLFCAGFVARADWLERKNENSETNSAFLFAFTGGIFFGMFVSICVGWAEYFFPVVKTTLDIYHTWLDGYKLVALPHSLIPALEKYLPKDAIQSLFWNRSWFAIYLISGLPFLFSFLSSVSEKQNFRIFQKEWIWIPLTVVILGITFFWIGARGGVLSFVSFLAITASAWFYFSFVKKERWIRIFSISFASLFVVGAILFPLLIVGTQGFGGSGDPERLSHFNAGLKLFSEKPLLGGGFESFGWYNECCLNPFRRESAYHTTHNQTVQIVSGLGVVGLVFYSLLWGDLFYGLLRFRNEKETVLHSSLIFGSICAVFVYSFFQEWFYLRAVYFQWIVLFLVFGNFTGFENRFAVYLRESLKNIKLLATSCFLVLIVLFGSLIFFPTKNYLSGIYFPPGKTESGAEKPRYEAWVLAGEGKMTLVSKPDFYDVWPDRNLEKGSLSLSVSGGHWQEYKPTKFEEPRESLTLQTIEGENLLKSSCFLLNEPSFFRTLAFWKPEPIDPEPRKICSRIRIQKFL from the coding sequence ATGGAAAAACGGATTCGAAGGCAATTTGAGAATTTCTCGGCGGCATTGCGCTTGGAGTCTGCGGTTTGGATCGGTTTTTCCGTTCTTTTGATTCTTCCCTTATTGTCCTTTTATCCCTGGAAGTTTAGAATCGGATTCGTTCTTCTTTTTGTTCTCTACGCGTCGATCGACGTCTTATCGCCGTTAGTCGGCACGTTTCTCATCGCGGCGAGCGGAGTTTTTTTCGGAAATCATCCCGGGGGAAGATTTTTAGAAATCCAGGATTGTCTTTGGATTTTTTGGTGCGTGCGCGGAATCGTCCGGAATCGACTTCAAGGAAATTCGTTTTTACAAGACGCATTTTGGAAACGTCCGATCGGAATTCTTTTGATCTTGTTCGGTTGTTCCGGTTTTTTAAGCCTCGCCGCCAATCCGGATTTGTTATCGGATCTAAGATTCTATCAAAAGGGATGGTTTTGGTTTTTGCATTCCACGGAACTCGAACCGAATTATCCGTTGAAACTTTTGTTTCTGGGAGTTTTGTTTTGCGCGGGTTTTGTAGCGCGTGCGGATTGGCTGGAAAGAAAAAACGAAAACTCCGAAACGAACTCCGCGTTTTTATTCGCGTTTACGGGCGGAATATTCTTCGGAATGTTCGTATCGATTTGCGTAGGTTGGGCGGAATATTTTTTTCCGGTCGTAAAAACCACATTAGATATTTATCATACATGGCTGGATGGATATAAACTCGTGGCCTTGCCGCATTCTCTGATTCCCGCTTTGGAAAAATATCTGCCGAAGGACGCGATCCAATCCCTTTTTTGGAATCGAAGTTGGTTCGCGATATATCTGATTTCGGGTCTTCCTTTTTTATTTTCGTTTTTAAGCTCCGTTTCTGAAAAACAGAATTTTAGAATCTTCCAAAAAGAATGGATTTGGATTCCGTTGACCGTCGTGATTTTGGGAATTACCTTTTTTTGGATCGGAGCTCGGGGCGGCGTTTTGTCCTTTGTTTCTTTTTTAGCGATCACCGCGTCGGCTTGGTTTTATTTTTCCTTTGTAAAGAAGGAAAGGTGGATCCGGATTTTTTCGATTTCGTTCGCCTCTTTGTTTGTCGTAGGAGCGATTCTATTTCCTTTGCTCATCGTCGGAACACAAGGATTCGGCGGGTCGGGAGATCCGGAACGGCTTTCTCATTTTAACGCGGGGCTCAAACTCTTTTCCGAAAAACCGTTGTTAGGCGGAGGGTTCGAATCCTTCGGCTGGTACAACGAATGTTGTCTCAATCCGTTCCGACGGGAAAGCGCGTATCATACCACGCACAACCAAACGGTTCAGATCGTTTCCGGTTTGGGCGTTGTGGGACTTGTTTTTTATTCGTTACTTTGGGGAGATTTGTTCTACGGACTTTTGCGGTTTCGAAACGAAAAAGAAACGGTTCTCCATTCTTCTTTGATCTTCGGATCGATTTGTGCGGTCTTCGTATATTCCTTTTTTCAAGAATGGTTTTATCTGAGAGCGGTTTACTTTCAGTGGATCGTTTTGTTCCTGGTTTTCGGAAATTTTACCGGTTTTGAAAATCGTTTTGCGGTTTATCTTCGGGAATCACTTAAGAATATTAAACTATTGGCAACTTCTTGTTTTTTGGTTTTGATCGTCCTTTTCGGATCTTTGATTTTCTTTCCGACCAAAAATTATCTTTCCGGAATTTATTTTCCGCCCGGAAAAACGGAAAGCGGAGCGGAAAAACCGAGATACGAGGCCTGGGTGTTGGCGGGAGAAGGGAAGATGACTCTGGTTTCCAAACCGGATTTCTACGATGTTTGGCCGGATCGTAATTTGGAAAAAGGTTCCTTGTCTCTTTCCGTAAGCGGCGGACATTGGCAAGAATACAAACCCACAAAGTTCGAAGAGCCTCGCGAAAGCCTGACCCTGCAAACGATCGAAGGGGAGAATCTTTTGAAATCGAGTTGCTTTTTGTTAAACGAACCGAGCTTTTTTCGAACCCTTGCGTTCTGGAAGCCCGAGCCGATCGACCCCGAACCTCGGAAAATCTGCTCCCGAATTCGTATTCAAAAATTCTTATAA
- a CDS encoding MbnP family copper-binding protein translates to MFKKISVLTLVVSLSLFTLHCPWDKKKDDSDTNNIVALIALAGTPGIQFSAYAGTQKLECGATLKGHASVLENLPFIPNAHIAESTTFQLHDFRLFIHDVKLVKDSGEEVTLVLNQDGKFQSGNITLLDFENKTGKCDGTPETNNLVSASIPSGTYKGIKFTVGVPENKNHLDADNQTAPMNTTGMFWSWTAGYKFLKLDFETAETGSAGTSVHIGAGDCTGTGAASTCLRSNLIPVTLTPDGGFNPATQEIKIDVQALLQGIDLTASAGAAMCMSGTSGMMSVGCPTIFPNIGLVLATGVPATPTKTVFTVRIKN, encoded by the coding sequence ATGTTTAAAAAAATATCCGTTCTTACTCTGGTCGTATCACTTTCCCTTTTTACGCTTCATTGTCCTTGGGACAAAAAAAAGGACGATTCCGATACGAATAACATCGTCGCTTTGATCGCTCTTGCCGGTACGCCCGGAATTCAATTCTCTGCGTATGCGGGAACTCAAAAGCTGGAATGCGGGGCCACTCTCAAAGGTCACGCGAGCGTTTTGGAAAACCTTCCCTTCATTCCGAACGCGCACATCGCGGAAAGCACGACGTTTCAATTACACGACTTCCGTCTTTTTATACACGACGTAAAACTCGTCAAAGACTCTGGAGAGGAAGTTACTCTCGTCCTCAATCAAGACGGCAAGTTTCAATCCGGCAATATCACCCTTCTCGATTTCGAAAACAAAACCGGCAAATGCGACGGAACTCCGGAGACCAACAATCTCGTAAGCGCTTCGATTCCTTCGGGAACGTATAAGGGAATCAAGTTCACGGTCGGAGTTCCCGAAAACAAGAATCACTTGGACGCGGACAATCAAACCGCTCCGATGAATACGACCGGTATGTTTTGGAGTTGGACCGCGGGTTATAAATTTTTAAAACTCGATTTTGAAACCGCGGAAACCGGAAGCGCGGGAACCTCGGTTCATATCGGCGCGGGAGATTGCACCGGAACCGGAGCCGCGAGCACGTGCCTACGATCGAATTTAATTCCGGTAACTCTGACTCCGGACGGAGGATTCAATCCTGCAACTCAGGAAATCAAAATCGATGTGCAAGCGCTTTTGCAAGGAATCGATCTTACTGCGAGCGCGGGCGCGGCGATGTGTATGTCCGGAACGAGCGGTATGATGAGCGTCGGTTGCCCAACGATCTTTCCGAACATCGGCTTGGTTTTAGCGACGGGCGTTCCCGCAACTCCTACAAAGACCGTTTTTACGGTAAGAATTAAGAATTAA
- a CDS encoding SRPBCC family protein yields the protein MIKDNAETIIQENKVIYKRYFDVPVDLVFEAWSMPEHLAEWWGPDGFTLTTKSMDFSNGGIWDFIMHGPDGHDYKNKIRFTDIQKPRHIHYKHLGDGEGAHDVVFDSRILFEEVGEGTNLIMEQIFPSKEELERVNQKYGAIEGGKQHLANLARYLEKIRKI from the coding sequence GTGATAAAAGACAACGCTGAAACGATCATTCAAGAAAACAAGGTCATTTATAAAAGATACTTCGACGTTCCGGTCGATCTCGTCTTCGAAGCATGGTCGATGCCGGAACATCTTGCCGAATGGTGGGGACCGGACGGATTTACGTTAACGACCAAAAGTATGGATTTTTCAAACGGCGGGATCTGGGATTTTATCATGCACGGACCCGACGGACACGATTATAAAAACAAGATTCGATTTACGGACATACAGAAACCGCGTCACATCCACTATAAACATCTGGGCGACGGAGAAGGGGCTCATGACGTGGTCTTCGATTCAAGAATTCTTTTTGAGGAAGTCGGAGAAGGAACGAACCTGATTATGGAACAGATCTTTCCGAGCAAAGAGGAACTCGAACGAGTGAACCAAAAATACGGTGCGATCGAAGGCGGTAAACAACACCTCGCGAATCTCGCCCGATACTTGGAAAAGATTCGTAAAATTTAA
- a CDS encoding LIC_11090 family protein, producing the protein MKSFLSFFLSVSILFQALVFSSGLFGCVLAEKAKICECNHGSKKQKHADEEDKRFSRKSRSGKESRVAKTFPSCHSAKSGETHACSCKKTENKLSQLSAFYSALFSPVQLSDLNHKTDVLHIITLEYFNLGIHSSFSLLKPPRFS; encoded by the coding sequence ATGAAATCCTTTCTTTCGTTTTTTCTTTCCGTTTCGATTCTATTCCAAGCCCTCGTTTTCTCCAGCGGTCTTTTCGGTTGTGTTCTCGCGGAAAAGGCGAAAATCTGCGAATGCAACCACGGAAGCAAAAAACAAAAACACGCGGACGAAGAGGACAAACGATTTTCCCGAAAATCCAGATCCGGAAAGGAATCTCGGGTTGCCAAAACGTTCCCGAGTTGTCATTCCGCGAAATCCGGCGAAACCCACGCTTGTTCCTGTAAAAAAACCGAAAACAAACTCTCCCAACTGAGCGCGTTTTATTCCGCGTTGTTTTCACCGGTTCAGCTTTCCGATCTAAACCACAAAACAGACGTTCTTCATATTATCACTTTAGAATATTTTAATTTAGGAATCCATTCTTCCTTTTCTCTTTTGAAACCCCCTCGATTCTCCTAA
- a CDS encoding ArsR/SmtB family transcription factor, translating into MNAFAALADDTRREIVRLVVKNGELTSTEIGQNFKMSPPAISQHLKVLKEAKVLSMKKDAQKRIYSLNETGIHEMEDWLSDIRNLWNKRLDRLEKYLLKMKKERGRDKRQR; encoded by the coding sequence ATGAACGCTTTTGCCGCGCTCGCGGACGATACAAGAAGGGAAATCGTGAGATTGGTGGTTAAAAACGGAGAATTGACCTCCACGGAAATCGGCCAAAATTTCAAGATGAGCCCGCCCGCCATTTCCCAGCACCTCAAGGTTCTAAAGGAAGCCAAGGTCCTTTCCATGAAGAAGGACGCGCAGAAACGTATCTATAGCCTAAACGAAACGGGGATTCACGAAATGGAAGATTGGCTTTCCGACATTCGAAATTTATGGAATAAGCGTTTGGATCGATTGGAAAAATATCTGTTGAAGATGAAGAAGGAGAGAGGCCGTGATAAAAGACAACGCTGA
- the lsa30 gene encoding laminin/fibronectin-binding adhesin Lsa30 encodes MIRNTAILFKIFLYSISLIFFGACTFGSVGDSRTEEAKMLQRLLTLFSERPSSFRTYLYYTDDQQDSNIGTFDVISGATTYSLQLQTGSKIGWDGISIRVNPNPVPTVPGQTRTLDVTDPNEHSAHSHTPYTVPLDLPETSPYGQEYGTPAFNDTSLDTITETILTGDVHTSAAPLIAGVPSGYLASVKYKINSVNLTFQITAPVVRTVRLQMSSFVLELFPRCRFDIVPEKLGSFPVTWKSNGIFQDQSGTSILNAIAGLTNPVDINPYQNVNLYNLILANLRQQDRVLYQTGCSLF; translated from the coding sequence ATGATTCGAAACACAGCGATCCTTTTTAAGATCTTTCTTTATTCAATTTCTTTAATCTTCTTCGGAGCCTGCACCTTCGGTTCCGTGGGAGATTCGAGAACCGAAGAAGCGAAGATGTTGCAGAGACTCCTAACCCTTTTCAGCGAAAGACCGTCTTCGTTTCGAACCTATCTTTATTATACGGACGATCAACAGGATTCGAACATCGGAACCTTCGACGTGATTTCGGGAGCGACCACGTACAGCCTTCAACTGCAAACGGGTTCCAAGATCGGTTGGGACGGAATTTCCATCCGAGTCAATCCCAATCCGGTTCCCACAGTACCCGGTCAGACAAGAACGTTAGACGTCACCGATCCGAACGAACATTCGGCCCATTCTCACACGCCGTATACGGTTCCGCTGGATCTGCCGGAAACTTCTCCTTACGGACAAGAATACGGAACTCCCGCTTTCAATGATACGAGTTTGGATACGATCACCGAAACGATTTTGACCGGAGACGTTCATACTTCTGCGGCTCCTTTGATCGCGGGAGTTCCTTCGGGTTATCTCGCTTCGGTGAAGTATAAGATCAATTCGGTCAATCTCACCTTTCAGATCACCGCGCCCGTGGTAAGAACGGTTCGGCTTCAGATGTCCTCCTTTGTTCTGGAACTTTTTCCGAGATGCCGATTCGATATCGTCCCCGAAAAGTTGGGAAGTTTTCCGGTGACATGGAAATCCAACGGAATCTTTCAGGACCAAAGCGGGACCTCGATCCTGAATGCGATCGCTGGTTTGACGAATCCCGTGGACATCAATCCGTATCAAAACGTAAATTTATACAATCTGATTTTGGCGAACCTTCGACAACAGGACAGGGTTCTCTATCAAACCGGATGCAGTCTATTTTAA
- a CDS encoding LIC11086 family outer membrane transporter, which yields MKQNILIFYILLLSFSFDVVEAHHTGMGGSEQSSTRFVDPFTGKREKPANYVVFTQDYYKQTNENSNIHTTTFYGEMNLKNGMFALNLSTPYTYYEQKDRSDAARIGKTYIGIKYLPLIDFQKNYFVVLSANVGFPSGPDTDKFTGGNYYSGIPGLTLGYLAGKFSFVGRISGIFPLSRSQPSNLQDNDGIPYWLRTPSSAAPQDPYLLKKTTLFSGYITYLWKPGLSFFTGILYRTPYEGVDLKRTDQGKVPSIFREVSLGFSANISEKLNFNLSYRYPLYRGDEYRLYDYALTAAVSIEISELENSNEAETKKETKADSDPKEDVPKESTDTEKNSKETGDRN from the coding sequence ATGAAACAGAATATTCTAATTTTCTACATTCTTCTTTTGTCGTTTTCTTTCGATGTCGTCGAGGCCCATCACACGGGAATGGGAGGAAGCGAACAATCCTCCACCCGTTTTGTGGACCCGTTTACCGGTAAAAGGGAAAAACCCGCCAACTACGTCGTCTTTACGCAAGACTACTACAAACAAACCAACGAGAACAGCAATATCCATACGACCACATTCTACGGTGAGATGAATCTTAAAAACGGAATGTTCGCGCTCAACTTAAGCACGCCTTACACGTATTACGAACAAAAGGATCGATCCGACGCGGCGAGAATCGGAAAGACATACATCGGAATAAAGTATCTTCCTTTGATCGACTTTCAAAAAAATTACTTCGTGGTTCTCAGCGCAAACGTGGGTTTTCCTTCGGGACCGGATACGGATAAGTTCACGGGTGGGAATTATTATTCCGGAATTCCGGGTCTTACGTTAGGCTATCTTGCGGGCAAGTTCAGTTTTGTGGGAAGAATCAGCGGAATCTTTCCTTTGTCCAGGTCTCAACCTTCCAACCTTCAGGACAACGACGGAATTCCTTATTGGTTGAGAACGCCTTCTTCCGCCGCGCCTCAAGACCCGTATCTTTTAAAAAAGACGACTCTCTTTTCGGGTTACATCACGTATCTTTGGAAACCGGGTCTTTCTTTTTTCACGGGAATCTTATATAGAACCCCGTACGAAGGCGTGGATTTAAAAAGAACGGATCAAGGTAAGGTTCCTTCCATCTTTCGGGAAGTGAGTCTCGGGTTCTCCGCGAACATTTCCGAAAAACTCAACTTCAATCTTTCGTATCGGTATCCTTTGTATCGCGGCGACGAGTATCGTTTGTATGATTACGCGCTTACGGCGGCCGTTTCGATCGAAATTTCCGAATTAGAAAATTCGAATGAAGCGGAAACCAAAAAGGAAACAAAAGCGGATTCCGATCCTAAAGAAGACGTTCCCAAAGAATCTACGGATACGGAAAAAAATTCCAAGGAAACGGGCGATCGCAACTGA
- a CDS encoding SRPBCC family protein gives MPDILHRVGVALPSARVFEAISTVEGLCHWWVADTKGSASLNEVIDFGFCNMRVLESHPNIVRWECISGPKEWIGTRVTFELEFKDHQTFVLFRHTDWKEAVEFMYHCSTKWATFLLSLKSYLEKDEGRPHPYDVKICVGD, from the coding sequence ATGCCGGATATACTTCATCGGGTAGGTGTGGCTTTGCCGTCGGCTCGGGTTTTCGAGGCGATTTCAACGGTGGAAGGTCTTTGTCATTGGTGGGTTGCCGATACGAAAGGGAGCGCCTCCCTAAACGAAGTCATCGATTTCGGTTTTTGTAATATGAGAGTTTTAGAATCTCATCCGAATATCGTTCGATGGGAATGTATCAGCGGCCCGAAAGAATGGATCGGAACAAGAGTCACTTTCGAACTCGAGTTTAAGGATCATCAAACGTTCGTGTTGTTTCGTCATACCGATTGGAAGGAAGCGGTCGAATTTATGTATCACTGCAGCACGAAGTGGGCCACGTTTTTATTGAGCTTAAAATCCTATCTGGAAAAGGACGAAGGCCGCCCTCATCCCTACGACGTTAAAATCTGCGTCGGAGATTAA
- the nhaC gene encoding Na+/H+ antiporter NhaC has protein sequence MAPGLFESLIPVIVLVMGLGYAGIVFGNGTVDGPAQMLLILSGTVASLLGIRLGVKWELLEEQILESLKNVLKPVLILLLIGSLIGVWIWSGIVPSMIVWGLKILKPSLFLATACILSSVVSLITGSSWSTAGTVGVALMGIGTTLDISPGIAAGAIVSGAYFGDKLSPFSETTNLASSIAGTPLFTHIQHMLYTTLPAFFIALVFFTWAGFGYHGSEIGDQKVQEVIRLLEGSFRIHPALLVPPILTFVLIYFKIPAIPSILAGILTGVLSGIFLQHPDLNFQEVYKQVLNSASKGNSTRTGNPITDALLSRGGMASMLPTVWLIFSAMFFAGAMEGAGFIQKITKGILKYANTDRSLLTGTILTSISANLLSSDQYLSILVPGKMFKKSYEEHGLDSKNLSRALEDSGTMTSALVPWNTCGSFMAAALGVPVVVFLPYAVLNLCSPIISLICAWTGWTIRKK, from the coding sequence ATCGCACCGGGTTTGTTCGAATCCTTGATCCCCGTGATCGTTCTCGTGATGGGACTCGGTTACGCGGGAATCGTATTCGGAAACGGAACCGTAGACGGTCCGGCTCAGATGCTTTTGATTCTTTCGGGAACCGTCGCGAGTTTGCTCGGAATTCGTCTCGGAGTAAAATGGGAACTTTTGGAAGAACAGATTCTCGAATCGTTGAAGAACGTTTTAAAACCGGTGCTCATTCTTTTGTTGATCGGTTCTCTGATCGGAGTTTGGATTTGGTCCGGGATCGTTCCCTCGATGATCGTCTGGGGTTTGAAAATTCTCAAACCTTCCCTCTTTTTGGCGACCGCTTGTATCTTATCCTCGGTGGTTTCTTTGATCACGGGAAGTTCCTGGTCAACGGCTGGAACGGTCGGAGTGGCTTTGATGGGAATCGGAACGACGCTCGACATCTCTCCCGGAATCGCGGCGGGTGCGATCGTATCGGGCGCTTATTTCGGAGATAAACTTTCTCCCTTTTCGGAAACCACGAACCTCGCGTCCTCGATCGCGGGAACACCGTTGTTTACGCATATTCAACATATGTTATATACTACCTTGCCCGCGTTTTTTATCGCGCTCGTATTTTTTACTTGGGCCGGTTTCGGTTATCACGGTTCGGAAATCGGAGATCAAAAGGTTCAGGAAGTAATCCGTCTTCTCGAAGGTTCGTTTCGGATTCACCCGGCCTTGCTCGTTCCTCCCATCTTGACCTTCGTGTTGATCTACTTTAAGATTCCCGCGATTCCGTCCATTCTCGCGGGGATTCTTACCGGTGTTTTATCCGGAATTTTTTTACAACATCCCGACTTGAACTTTCAGGAAGTTTACAAACAGGTTTTGAACTCGGCGTCCAAGGGAAATTCCACAAGAACCGGAAACCCGATCACGGACGCTCTTCTTTCTCGGGGAGGAATGGCTTCGATGCTTCCCACGGTTTGGTTGATTTTTTCGGCGATGTTTTTTGCGGGAGCGATGGAAGGAGCGGGGTTCATCCAAAAGATCACCAAAGGAATATTAAAATATGCGAATACGGATCGATCCCTTTTGACGGGAACGATTCTCACGAGCATTTCGGCCAATCTTCTTTCTTCGGATCAATATCTTTCCATTTTGGTTCCGGGAAAGATGTTCAAAAAATCGTACGAAGAACACGGCCTGGATTCCAAAAATCTTTCGAGAGCATTGGAGGATTCCGGAACGATGACGTCCGCTTTGGTTCCCTGGAACACCTGCGGTTCGTTTATGGCCGCCGCGCTCGGAGTTCCCGTGGTTGTGTTTCTGCCCTATGCGGTTTTAAATCTTTGCAGTCCGATCATTTCTTTGATCTGCGCTTGGACGGGATGGACGATTCGAAAGAAATAG